A single window of Pseudarthrobacter defluvii DNA harbors:
- a CDS encoding YifB family Mg chelatase-like AAA ATPase — protein sequence MALGRTYSIALVGLNGYMVEVEADIGQTLPAFVILGLPDASLNEARERIRSAAKNSGIPLSRRKITANLIPASLPKRGSGFDLAVTMAVLRAANDIKPTGRTVFIAELGLDGRLRPVRGILPAVMASVQAGYPEIVVAQANLAEASLVPGAEVRGYRTLARLALDFGADPQELALDFEPDDVDDDADVPPSPGPCPDMADVSGQGDARRALEVAAAGAHHLLLTGPPGAGKTMLAERLPGLLPDLGDHESMEVTAIHSLCGLPASSVQLLRRPPFENPHHSATAAAIIGGGSGLPRPGAASRAHRGVLFLDEAPEYERRVLDALRQPLESGELVIHRSAGTAAYPARFQLVLAANPCPCGKASGKGLDCTCTPMMRRRYLARMSGPLLDRVDIQLQVERVSLAEFGQAGAEEDTASIAGRVLDARARQAERLHCFGLETNSQVPGRVLRGELRLPPAATRILDQSLERGVLTARGYDRVLRLAWTLADLGHRDKPDTNDIGQALGLRQAAAAA from the coding sequence ATGGCGCTCGGCCGCACGTACTCCATCGCGCTGGTGGGACTCAATGGCTACATGGTTGAAGTTGAGGCGGATATCGGCCAGACCCTGCCGGCCTTCGTCATCCTGGGCCTGCCGGATGCTTCGCTGAACGAGGCCAGGGAGCGCATCCGCTCAGCGGCTAAGAACTCCGGCATCCCGCTCAGCCGCCGGAAGATCACCGCCAACCTCATTCCGGCCTCGCTGCCCAAGCGAGGCTCCGGTTTCGACCTCGCGGTGACCATGGCTGTGCTCCGGGCAGCGAATGACATCAAGCCCACCGGACGCACCGTTTTCATCGCTGAATTGGGACTCGATGGAAGGCTGCGCCCCGTCCGGGGCATCCTGCCTGCAGTCATGGCCTCAGTCCAGGCCGGCTACCCGGAGATCGTGGTGGCACAGGCCAACCTTGCAGAGGCTTCCCTTGTCCCGGGCGCCGAGGTCCGCGGATACCGCACGCTCGCCCGGCTGGCCTTGGACTTCGGGGCTGATCCCCAGGAACTCGCCCTGGATTTCGAACCGGACGACGTCGATGATGACGCGGACGTGCCGCCATCGCCCGGGCCGTGTCCGGACATGGCAGATGTCTCAGGCCAGGGCGACGCCCGCAGGGCATTGGAAGTCGCAGCCGCAGGGGCCCACCATCTGCTCCTCACGGGGCCCCCGGGCGCGGGCAAGACCATGCTGGCAGAGCGGCTGCCCGGACTGCTGCCGGATCTTGGCGACCATGAGTCCATGGAGGTCACGGCCATCCACTCGCTGTGCGGCCTGCCGGCCTCTTCGGTGCAGCTCCTGCGCCGGCCGCCCTTCGAGAACCCCCATCATTCAGCCACCGCTGCAGCCATCATCGGCGGCGGCTCGGGCCTGCCCAGGCCAGGCGCTGCTTCCAGGGCACACCGCGGCGTGCTCTTCCTTGACGAGGCGCCTGAATACGAACGGCGCGTCCTGGATGCCCTGCGGCAGCCGTTGGAGAGCGGCGAGCTGGTGATCCACCGGTCTGCCGGGACGGCAGCCTATCCGGCCCGGTTCCAGCTGGTGCTCGCCGCCAATCCCTGCCCCTGCGGCAAGGCATCGGGCAAGGGTCTGGACTGCACCTGTACGCCCATGATGCGCCGCCGGTACCTCGCCAGGATGTCCGGACCCCTGCTGGACCGGGTGGACATCCAGCTGCAGGTGGAACGGGTATCGCTGGCCGAATTCGGACAAGCCGGTGCAGAAGAGGACACCGCATCCATAGCAGGCCGGGTGCTGGACGCCCGTGCCAGGCAGGCCGAACGCCTGCACTGCTTCGGCCTGGAGACGAACTCGCAGGTGCCGGGGCGGGTCCTGCGCGGTGAACTCCGGCTTCCCCCGGCTGCCACCCGGATCCTGGACCAGTCACTGGAGCGCGGCGTGCTGACCGCCCGCGGGTATGACCGCGTGCTGCGGCTGGCCTGGACCTTGGCGGATCTGGGGCACCGGGACAAGCCGGACACAAACGACATCGGGCAGGCGCTGGGCCTCCGGCAGGCGGCTGCGGCGGCATGA
- a CDS encoding ribonuclease HII — protein MSPAVQASPDVQAPRPAQAPRPAKTRAGSKPPARGAKAPTLRHERTFKAQGVRFLAGVDEVGRGALAGPVSVGIAVVDLERQKPLAGVRDSKLLSPAERERLEPLVRRWCVASAVGHASAGEIDSLGIIAALRLAGTRAWGSIVGAGITPEAVLLDGSHNWLSPAEQLSLFDQPVLEAGCEAPVHTKVKADMQCLSVAAASVIAKVERDRLMRELHTEYPDYGWDINKGYATAAHRNVLRAAGPTAYHRVSWRLLGGELQGAQAPDGDGPYDD, from the coding sequence ATGTCCCCGGCAGTTCAGGCGTCCCCGGACGTGCAGGCTCCCCGGCCAGCGCAGGCTCCCCGGCCAGCGAAGACGCGTGCCGGCTCCAAGCCGCCCGCACGCGGTGCCAAGGCGCCCACTTTGCGGCATGAACGGACCTTCAAGGCCCAGGGCGTACGGTTCCTGGCCGGCGTCGATGAGGTGGGCCGCGGTGCCCTCGCCGGCCCTGTCAGTGTGGGAATCGCCGTCGTTGACCTGGAACGCCAGAAACCGCTGGCAGGCGTGCGGGACAGCAAGCTGCTCAGCCCCGCGGAGCGTGAACGGCTTGAACCCCTGGTGCGGCGCTGGTGCGTTGCCTCTGCGGTGGGACACGCCAGCGCGGGCGAAATCGACTCGCTCGGCATCATCGCCGCCCTGCGGCTGGCAGGAACCCGGGCCTGGGGAAGCATCGTGGGCGCCGGAATCACCCCCGAGGCCGTGCTGCTGGACGGGAGCCACAACTGGCTCTCCCCGGCGGAGCAGCTGTCCCTGTTTGACCAGCCCGTGCTGGAGGCTGGGTGCGAGGCGCCGGTCCACACAAAGGTCAAAGCGGACATGCAGTGCCTCAGCGTGGCGGCCGCCAGTGTCATCGCCAAGGTGGAGCGGGACCGGCTGATGCGGGAACTGCACACCGAATATCCCGATTACGGCTGGGACATCAACAAGGGGTACGCTACCGCGGCCCACCGGAACGTGCTCCGCGCTGCCGGCCCCACGGCCTACCACCGGGTCAGCTGGCGGCTGCTGGGCGGGGAGCTGCAGGGCGCTCAGGCCCCTGACGGGGACGGGCCGTACGACGACTGA
- a CDS encoding YraN family protein: protein MKSKDLLGRRGEDLAACFLEALGMLVVERNWRCAEGEIDIVALDGDALVIAEVKTRRSLDYGHPFEAVGPEKLARLHRLGAAWCRDRELRMPLRRVDVIAVVDDGGGEPVVEHLKGVG from the coding sequence ATGAAATCGAAAGACCTGTTGGGCAGGCGCGGCGAGGACCTCGCCGCATGCTTCCTTGAAGCTTTGGGCATGCTGGTGGTGGAGCGCAACTGGCGGTGCGCTGAGGGTGAGATCGACATCGTCGCCCTCGATGGTGACGCACTGGTCATCGCCGAAGTCAAAACCCGCCGCTCCCTGGACTATGGCCACCCGTTCGAGGCGGTGGGCCCGGAAAAGCTGGCACGGCTGCACCGCCTGGGCGCCGCATGGTGCCGCGACCGGGAACTGCGCATGCCGCTGCGCCGCGTGGACGTCATCGCCGTGGTGGACGACGGCGGCGGGGAACCGGTGGTGGAACACCTCAAGGGCGTGGGGTGA
- a CDS encoding DUF2469 domain-containing protein has translation MSAEDLENYETDMELQLYREYRDVVGLFSYVVETERRFYLANHVDLQARSADGEVYFDLTLQDAWVWDVYRSARFVKSVRVLTFKDVNVEELPRNEELALPKDVDLGN, from the coding sequence ATGAGTGCTGAAGATCTTGAGAACTATGAAACAGACATGGAGCTTCAGCTCTATCGTGAATACCGCGACGTCGTCGGCCTGTTCAGCTACGTTGTCGAGACCGAGCGCCGCTTTTACCTGGCCAACCACGTGGACCTCCAGGCCCGCAGCGCTGACGGCGAGGTCTACTTCGACCTGACCCTCCAGGATGCCTGGGTATGGGACGTTTACCGCTCGGCCCGGTTCGTCAAAAGCGTGAGGGTCCTGACCTTCAAGGACGTCAACGTCGAGGAACTGCCCCGCAACGAGGAACTGGCGCTGCCCAAGGACGTGGACCTGGGGAACTAG